The sequence TTACCCCAGCCAACTTTTAAATAAACGTTTAATGAATTACAAGTAATGGAGTTTCTAATGTGTACGCGAGCGATTTGGTAACACTTTCTGTGAAAAGTTTTTGAAGCAAGGTGTGTTTTCGGGGGTTAACCATAACCACATCTGTTTTGTGAAATTTAAAATAATACTCTAAAGCTTTTGAAACATTCTTATCTTCGATATGCACCTGTTTGTGCTTAATTCCCTGCAGGCGTTTTTCTGCAAACGCGTAGGTTTCGGATTTATCATACACCAATTCTTTATCATTGCCATCAACCGTTACAAGTTCAAGCTCTGCATCAAAAATGTCCGCGAAATCTCTCGCCGTGTAAAGCAGTGTTCCTTCCTCAATTTTATCCATATCGCATGCAAAACAAATGCTGCTTATTTTCCGGTATCGGGCTGCTTCAGGTACAATAAAAGTTGGTATTTCCAGATCTCTTGCCACGCTTACAGCTGAGCTTCCCATAATGTGACGTTTCAAAAAGCTGCCTTCCCCTACCATGCCCATAACAACTAGCTCGCCACTGTATTTGGCCACTGCATCTGTAAGGGCACCATAAGGAGTGCCCAGGTATGAAAAGCATTCAACACCAAAATCATAATTTTCTCTGAGAATCTCATCCTTCAATGATTTTAAACTCACCCTTGATGCTTCCTGCAAAGTCGAAATCATATCTAACGGCGCTAAGGAGTCATATCCCGCTATGGGGAGCGAATAAGAATTTACGAGTACGAGCTTTGCGCTAAAATGTTTAGCGAGCCCAACCGCATAATTTACTGCGTTTTGTGCCGGCAAAGAAAAGTCTGTTCCTACGATAATTGTTTCCATGTTTTTTTCTATAAAAATATACTTTGCGTTTCCTTATGTACATGATCTTTATTTTCCCTTTCTATGATTCAGATCACTCTCTCCAGGTGTATGACTGATATCATGCATTTCGGTGAGCAAAGTCAATGGTCTTAGTAAGAAAGGCGCGCATCTTTGATATATGAATACAATGAGACCACAAGAGAATTTACATTATGCCATTGGTTTAATGGCTTACGCCATTGCAAGGGCAGATGGTGCAGTGCAAAAAGAGGAGCGCCAAAAATTCTTTGACCTGGTGCACGCCGAACTGAAGCGTGAGCACTATGATTTCGATATTGCTTCGATTATTTTCCAGGTAATGGATAAAGATCAGAGTTCGCTGGAAGACACCTATCACTGGGCCATAAATCAGATCAAGGTAAATAGCCATTATTTAAGCCCTTCGCTAAAAACAACTTTTATAAGGGTAATGGAAAAGGTAGCAAAAGCCTATCCTCCGGTGACCGTAGAAGAGTCATCATTACTTGACAGGTTTAAAAAAGACATTGAACCTCTTCATGGAGATCCGGTTTACTATTCGAAATAAAAAAAATTAAAAAATAAATTCATGGGATTAGTAATATTAGTACCTACAGATTTTTCAAGGGCGGCCAGAAATGCCATTAACTATGCCACAGAAATGGCAAAACGTATGAAAGCGAAACTTGTTTTACTTCATGTGTATCTTCCTCCTGTGCCAGTGTCGGAAGTTCCCATGATAATTCCGCTCCCCGCTGAATCCGAAACATACATTCTTAAAAAGTTAAAGCGCATTAAAAATGATCTTCTTTTAAAACGAGGAAATAAAAACCTTGAAATTGAAACCGTTTGCACCAGTGGTGTGCCCGTGGATGAGATTTATTTATACAGCCTGAGCCAAAAAGTGGATTTTGTTGTTATGGGCATGCAGGGTAAAGGTTTTTTGAAAGAAAAATTAATGGGTAGCACCACAACAAGTCTTATTCAAAAATGCGAGGTTCCCGTTTTAACCATTGACAAAAGCATAAGTTTTAAAAATCCTAAGAAAATTGTCTTTGCCAGTGACAGTAAAGGGATATTTAGCAGAGAGACTTTACATCCTCTCTCACAGGTCTGTTCGGTTTACAGATCCCACATCTATGTTTTGAACGTTGTAATCTCTTCTGCCTCCTTACCTGGTGCAGATGTTATTCATAATAAAAACATTCGTACTAGTTTCAGAAACTTTGATCATAGTATTCATCAGATCATAAGTGTTTCAGTGCAGCAGGGTCTAAGTGATTTTGTCGCAGCTAAACATATGGACATGATTGTTATGATCCCGCACCACCATAGTTTGATAGAGAGGGTAATGGTCGGAAGACAAACGAAAGAGATGGCTTTCCACTCCACTGTTCCATTACTTACGCTTCACGAAAAATTAATGCTTTAAATAATTAAGAAAGAAAATGTTTAAATTATTTTTCCGAAAGCCTCAGATCTTCTTTTTAGGAATTTCGCTCATAACCTTATTGGCAGGCATAAATTATTTCTATTATTACCCGGAAGCTTATTTCGACTTAGGAGGTGATTTTCAACTTACTGTAAGTTGTGCTACCTGCTGGTTCACATTTTCCGGATATACCCTTACACTCTCCGGAATTTATTACACGGCCTCTAAAGGAGAGTTAAAGACCCGTCATTGGCTGGTGATGTTGCATTTTATTTTTGTTATTTTATTTCTGTTGTTATTTTTTGCCATCAGCTCCTTTAATACGCCCTATGTGCAAAAACATGTTTCAGGCATGCCCTTCTTTTCACTGGTCTTTATTTATGCGGTAGTATTTTTCTTAGACCTGATCTTCTTCATTATTAGTCTGATTTTACTATTGGTAAACATTCTATCATTCAAAAGGCCGGGATCATGAGGCAGGGCATATTCGTGACCAAGTCGTCCGGAAAGAAAGAGCCTTTTTCAATGATTAAGTTAAGGCGTTCTCTTGAAAGAGCAAAGGCTGGTGAAGAAGAAATAGAAAGGATTCTTGAACAGGTGATGCCTGAGTTATATCAAGGTGTCAGCACCAAGCGCATACATAGTCTCGCCTTTCGTCTTTTACGAAAAAGCTCGAGGCCAAATGCCGCACGCTATCATTTGAAAAAAGGCATTATGGAATTAGGGCCTTCAGGTTTTCCTTTTGAAAAATTTATAGCCAAGATCTTTGAACATCAAAACTATACGACCTGTGTAGATCAGATCCTGCAGGGTAAATGCGTGACCCACGAAATTGATGTGATCGCCCGTAAAGAAAAAGAAGTGGTATTGGTAGAATGTAAATACAGGAATACAGCTGGTATAGCAGTTGACATAAAAACGCCGCTTTATATTCATGCACGTTTTGAAGATGTGCTGGCAAATTCAGAATTTAAGAACCAATTCGAAAAAGTAAGTGGCTGGGTGGCTACAAACGCTAAGTTCACAGGGGACGCCGTTACTTATGGAAAATGCCAGGGCATGAATTTGTTAAGTTGGGACTATCCCTCTCATAATGGTCTTAAAGATATTATCGATACTACAGGATTATACCCTTTAACCTGTCTTACAAGTCTGACGAAACAGGAGAAGCAATGGCTCATGTCAAAGAATTATGTACTTGTGGGGGAGATCTATAAAAACGAAGCACTCTTATCGCAGGCAGGGGTCACAGTGCAAAGGCTCCCAGCGGTTGCAATGGAAGGCAGAACGCTATGCGAGGAGCTTGTCCTTAAGAAAAATGCCGCTCAAAAATAAGTGCATTATAAGTGTTTTTTTGAAACGATCAAAGTTACCTGTTACGCCGCGGCATAAACTACTTTAGAGAATTGTTATGGACGAAACCGGGCATAAACAACTCCTGCAAAAATTGCTTCTGCAAGATTTGAAATGGCCCAACTTACAACAATGGCGCCTGACAGCTGGAAAGTGCAATAAGACATGATCATTCCCGGAATAGTAACTGCCCAGTAGATCAAGCCGAAATTAAGTCCTTTGCTACTATATGTGTAACCTTTTATGCGATGTTTGGCCAGGTTCCAGATCCATAACATAAGTCCGGCTGTGATAAAAGGCACAAACCAGTAGAATGCCATTTTGGGATCAGTGACTGAACGGAAAATAGTGGTGTTCATATATTCCGTTTCAATGGAGGGCTCCATCGCGTTAGCCAGCTTTCCTAAGCCCATGCCTATGGCCAGCATACCAAAGCCGGTCAACACTACTATCCCAGGGTTTTTCATGTGTTTGAATGTTAATAGAGTTTTGATGTTAATTTTTTATCGTAATGAAAGGCTATGATAGGTATCTTCATGTCAATCCCCATTTCACGGGTTGTGCTTGTTCCAAAGATCCGTTCCAAAAAATTGCGTTTGTGAGTTGACATACCAAGAATATCCGTGCAACCTTCTGCAACATACGTTTCAAGCTTTTCTCCGACATCGTCGCCGCTTATGAGTTGAAAAGAAAAGGAGGGATAGGTGATCGTCTTAGTCACCCTGTTTTTAAAATCGGCCATGAGCGCGCGTTCTTCAAGTGGCTCCAAATTAGTATCGCTAATATGTAACACGTTTAGCTGTGCTTTGAATAATCCCGCGAAATCTGCCAGCTTAACCAGATCTGCCAGGTCACTTTCGCGATAGTCGGTGGCATAGGTGATTGTTTTCACCGGTCTGTTAAAACGAAAACCGGCAGGTATAGCCATTACGGGACAGGTCGCATGCTCCATCACGTAAGTGGCCGTTGTGCCGAAAAACGCATCTCCAAGTCCATCAGCGCCTTTGGTGCCCATAATGATCATGTCCGCCCGGTTTTCTTTTGCGACCTCTACAATGGTGTCTCCGGGGCTTCCTTCACCGATATTAAAACGATAGCTCTTTAATCCCTCTTGCTCAAAAAAGGCAGCCTGAGTTTTTAATTTCCGTTCCGAGTCCTTATGAAACTGCTCTTTTTCTTCTCTGAGTATGTCATAGGGTATTTCTGCTATTGGTATCGGCACCTGAAAGCTATGATGCAGAATTATTTTTGCGTTTTGCTTTTTCGCCAACAAAGCAGCAAAACGTAATGCGTTTTCAGCATTCTCCGAAAAATCGGTTGGTATAAGTAAGGTTTTCATAATTCGGTTTTTTACAGGATCAAATTTACTGAGGCATTTGCCGCAACAGCGTAAGCAGGGTCACAAAACAAGGTGATTCTGCTCACTCAGGTCAGGACGAAAGTTCTTTAATGATATTTACAAAACGTTTATTGATTTTTTTTCTACCTGTAGCAGCCTTCAAAAAAGGAGTATACATCAGTCTGTTATTGCTCACTCCTACTACAAACCCGGTCTTTCCCTGCATCATTTCTTTTACAGCTTCATTCCCAAGCAGACTTGCAAGAGTTCTGTCAAAGCAGCTGGGGTTACCCCCTCTTTGTATGTGACCGAGTACCGCAGTGCGTATTTCATAATGTTTAAAGCGATCCTCTAATTCTGCAGCAAGGGCCATAACCCCACCTTTTACCGCACCTTCAGCAACAACCACGATCAACGAGGATTTATTTCTTTTCCATCCTTTTTCAAGGCAGGCAGTAAGATCAGAAATACTGTTTTTATCTTCAGGAATTAAAATTGCTTCTGCACCCGCAGCAAGTCCGCATTGAAGGGCGATATGCCCGGCGTCCCTCCCCATCACTTCTACAAAAAACAATCTGTTGTGCGCATCTGCGGTATCCCTGATCTTGTCAATTGCTTCCAAAGCGGTGTTGCAGGCGGTATCAAAACCAATAGTGTAATCGCATCCGTAAACGTCATTGTCTATGGTCTTTGGAACACCTATCACAGGGATAGGAAATTCGGAACAGAATGCGTGTGCGCCTGCAAACGATCCATTGCCTCCAATAATTACAAGTCCATCGATGCCAGACTTTGTGAGCTGATAGTAGGCAGCTTTTCTTCCTTCCTGCGTTTTAAATCGTTCGCTCCTTGACGTTTTAATTATAGTACCCCCACGCTGGATAATGTTACTAACGGAAAAGGAATCCATCTCTGAAAAGTTACCGTCAATAAGACCTTCAAATCCCCCGTGTACACTCCACACTTCAAGATCATGTGCCAGGGCAGTTCTTAACACTGACCGGATGGCAGC is a genomic window of Sphingobacteriaceae bacterium containing:
- the pfkA gene encoding 6-phosphofructokinase; the encoded protein is MKNLIKKIAVMTSGGDAPGMNAAIRSVLRTALAHDLEVWSVHGGFEGLIDGNFSEMDSFSVSNIIQRGGTIIKTSRSERFKTQEGRKAAYYQLTKSGIDGLVIIGGNGSFAGAHAFCSEFPIPVIGVPKTIDNDVYGCDYTIGFDTACNTALEAIDKIRDTADAHNRLFFVEVMGRDAGHIALQCGLAAGAEAILIPEDKNSISDLTACLEKGWKRNKSSLIVVVAEGAVKGGVMALAAELEDRFKHYEIRTAVLGHIQRGGNPSCFDRTLASLLGNEAVKEMMQGKTGFVVGVSNNRLMYTPFLKAATGRKKINKRFVNIIKELSS
- a CDS encoding ATPase, giving the protein MRQGIFVTKSSGKKEPFSMIKLRRSLERAKAGEEEIERILEQVMPELYQGVSTKRIHSLAFRLLRKSSRPNAARYHLKKGIMELGPSGFPFEKFIAKIFEHQNYTTCVDQILQGKCVTHEIDVIARKEKEVVLVECKYRNTAGIAVDIKTPLYIHARFEDVLANSEFKNQFEKVSGWVATNAKFTGDAVTYGKCQGMNLLSWDYPSHNGLKDIIDTTGLYPLTCLTSLTKQEKQWLMSKNYVLVGEIYKNEALLSQAGVTVQRLPAVAMEGRTLCEELVLKKNAAQK